A single window of Syntrophus aciditrophicus SB DNA harbors:
- a CDS encoding aconitate hydratase, with protein sequence MKKTLTQKILESHMVSGSYVPGNEIAIRIDQTLTQDATGTMAYLQFESLRISRVKTELSVSYVDHNTVQIGYENADDHRYLQSVAEKFGIYFSRPGNGICHQVHLERFGRPGKTLIGSDSHTPTGGALGMIAIGAGGLDVALAMAGEPFYLTCPKVIKIYLLGRLQPWVSAKDIILKVLDLFGTKGNVGYVFEYDGPGLETLTVPERATIANMGAECGVTTSVFPSDAMTRRFLKAQQREGDWIEIRADRDSEYDRVVEIDLSELIPLTAKPSSPGNISPIRECGPVKIRQVCLGSCTNSSYKDLATVAQILKGKVTHPDVSFIIAPGSKQVLENLARDGHLADLLSAGARLMENACGFCIGNSQSPPTGSASLRTSNRNFPGRSGTLDAEVYIASPEAAAASIITGKMTDPRDLGIPYPEVSMPETFYVDDRMILKPKDAEAASAVIIYRGPNIGPPPTNDPLPIQLDGVVTLKVRDNITTDHIIPAGKRMKYRSNIPKYAEYLFEIVDNTFYERAMKIKESGRHNVIVAGLSYGQGSSREHAALCPMYVGVKAVLARSFERIHAANLVNFGILPLTFLNEEDYDRFVQGDEIHVPDIRNSLSGPGVLQIHNVNRNIVIEVSFQLTERQKQILLAGGALNRR encoded by the coding sequence ATGAAAAAAACTCTGACTCAGAAAATTCTTGAATCCCATATGGTATCCGGAAGTTACGTTCCGGGAAATGAAATAGCCATCCGAATCGACCAGACTCTGACTCAGGACGCCACGGGAACAATGGCCTATCTCCAGTTCGAATCCCTGCGTATATCCAGAGTTAAAACTGAACTATCCGTCAGTTATGTCGATCACAATACAGTGCAGATCGGATATGAAAATGCCGATGATCATCGATACCTTCAAAGCGTCGCTGAAAAATTCGGCATTTACTTTTCCCGCCCGGGTAACGGCATCTGTCACCAGGTTCATCTGGAACGGTTCGGCAGGCCGGGAAAAACCCTGATCGGTTCAGACAGTCATACGCCCACTGGTGGCGCTCTGGGAATGATCGCCATCGGCGCCGGTGGCCTCGATGTCGCCCTGGCCATGGCAGGAGAACCTTTCTATCTGACCTGCCCGAAAGTGATTAAAATTTATCTTCTGGGACGTCTTCAGCCCTGGGTGTCCGCGAAGGACATCATTCTGAAAGTGCTCGATCTCTTCGGCACCAAAGGAAATGTGGGGTATGTATTTGAGTATGACGGCCCCGGACTTGAAACTCTGACAGTTCCTGAACGGGCAACGATCGCGAATATGGGGGCGGAGTGCGGCGTGACGACCTCGGTTTTCCCCAGCGATGCCATGACCCGGCGTTTCCTGAAAGCGCAGCAGCGTGAAGGAGACTGGATTGAAATTCGGGCCGACAGGGATTCCGAATACGACCGGGTTGTGGAGATCGATCTCTCCGAGTTGATCCCGTTGACCGCGAAACCCAGCAGCCCGGGCAATATCTCCCCGATAAGGGAATGCGGCCCGGTCAAGATCCGGCAGGTCTGCCTGGGGAGCTGCACCAATTCGTCATACAAGGATCTGGCTACAGTCGCGCAAATCCTGAAAGGAAAAGTAACTCATCCCGACGTCAGTTTCATTATCGCTCCCGGCTCCAAGCAGGTTCTTGAAAATCTCGCCCGTGACGGCCACCTTGCCGATCTGCTTTCCGCCGGTGCGAGACTCATGGAAAATGCCTGTGGATTCTGCATTGGGAACAGTCAGAGTCCCCCGACTGGATCGGCCTCCCTCAGAACATCCAATCGTAACTTTCCCGGACGGTCAGGCACGTTGGACGCAGAGGTCTATATCGCCAGTCCGGAAGCGGCTGCCGCATCCATCATCACCGGTAAGATGACGGACCCGCGGGATCTGGGGATTCCCTACCCCGAGGTTTCCATGCCGGAAACCTTTTACGTCGATGACCGAATGATCCTCAAACCAAAGGATGCCGAGGCAGCCTCAGCGGTCATCATCTATCGCGGGCCGAATATCGGCCCGCCCCCGACCAACGATCCTCTCCCCATTCAACTGGATGGCGTAGTGACTCTGAAGGTCAGAGACAATATAACGACCGACCACATCATTCCCGCAGGTAAACGGATGAAGTACCGCTCCAACATCCCGAAATATGCGGAGTATCTCTTTGAAATAGTGGACAATACATTTTATGAACGGGCGATGAAGATCAAGGAAAGCGGTCGCCACAATGTGATTGTGGCAGGACTCTCCTACGGCCAGGGTTCTTCAAGGGAACATGCCGCACTATGCCCTATGTATGTGGGTGTGAAAGCCGTCCTTGCCAGATCCTTTGAACGGATTCATGCCGCGAACCTGGTCAATTTCGGCATCCTCCCTCTTACTTTTCTCAACGAAGAAGACTATGACCGATTCGTACAGGGAGATGAAATTCACGTACCGGATATCCGGAACAGCCTCAGTGGCCCCGGTGTGCTGCAGATTCATAATGTGAACAGGAACATCGTCATTGAAGTGTCCTTCCAACTCACCGAACGGCAGAAGCAGATCCTGCTGGCAGGCGGGGCCTTGAACAGACGCTGA
- a CDS encoding NADP-dependent isocitrate dehydrogenase: protein MKSKIRVHTPIVEMDGDEMTRVMWHMVKEKLLLPYLDIPVAYYDLHVSHRDKTDDQVTVDASKAIMKYGVGVKCATITPNEDRVREYGLKKAWKSPNATIRALLDGTVFRKPIPVRNIRPAVSSWKKPIIIGRHAYGDVYNNIEIRVDGPGMAELVFTPLMGEPIRQTIHFFKNPGILQGIHNTDESIVSFARSCFAFALDQKIDLWFSTKDTISKIYDGRFREVFAQEYETSWREAFQNAGIEYFFTLIDDAVARIMKSEGGILWALKNYDGDVMSDMIASANGSLAMMTSVLVSPSGYFEYEAAHGTVQKHYYKHLKGEETSSNSTALIFAWSGGLRKRGELDATPDVVFFADQLEAATLETIESGIMTGDLLLVADPNPDNRKVNTESFIEAIALNLDRKLI, encoded by the coding sequence ATGAAATCAAAAATTCGAGTCCATACACCCATTGTTGAAATGGACGGCGACGAAATGACCCGGGTGATGTGGCATATGGTCAAGGAAAAACTTCTTCTGCCTTATCTGGATATACCTGTGGCTTATTACGATCTTCATGTCAGTCACCGCGACAAAACCGACGACCAGGTTACCGTCGACGCCTCAAAAGCTATTATGAAATACGGCGTCGGGGTGAAATGCGCCACAATTACGCCCAATGAAGATCGCGTTCGCGAATATGGACTTAAAAAAGCATGGAAAAGCCCGAATGCAACGATTCGGGCCCTGCTGGACGGGACCGTTTTCCGAAAGCCCATCCCGGTCAGGAATATCCGACCGGCGGTATCTTCCTGGAAGAAGCCCATCATCATTGGACGACATGCCTATGGAGATGTCTATAATAATATCGAAATACGGGTGGATGGACCTGGAATGGCCGAGCTGGTTTTTACTCCCCTCATGGGAGAGCCCATCAGACAAACCATCCATTTTTTTAAAAATCCCGGCATTCTTCAGGGAATTCACAATACGGACGAATCCATTGTCAGCTTCGCCCGTTCCTGCTTTGCCTTCGCGCTGGACCAGAAAATCGATCTCTGGTTCAGCACCAAAGACACGATCTCCAAAATCTATGATGGTCGATTTCGGGAGGTCTTCGCTCAGGAATATGAAACATCCTGGAGGGAAGCTTTTCAAAACGCCGGCATTGAGTATTTTTTCACTTTGATTGACGACGCCGTCGCACGGATCATGAAATCGGAGGGTGGCATCCTCTGGGCGCTTAAGAATTATGACGGAGACGTCATGTCGGACATGATCGCATCGGCGAACGGCAGTCTGGCCATGATGACTTCCGTCCTTGTTTCGCCATCCGGTTATTTCGAATATGAAGCGGCCCACGGCACAGTGCAGAAACATTATTACAAGCATCTCAAGGGTGAGGAAACGTCCTCCAACTCCACGGCGCTGATTTTTGCCTGGTCCGGAGGTCTTCGAAAACGCGGGGAACTCGATGCAACCCCCGACGTCGTTTTCTTTGCCGATCAACTGGAGGCGGCCACACTGGAAACCATTGAATCAGGAATCATGACGGGAGATCTCCTTCTTGTCGCCGACCCCAACCCGGACAATCGCAAGGTTAATACGGAAAGCTTTATCGAGGCGATTGCCCTCAATCTGGACAGAAAACTGATTTAG
- the rlmN gene encoding 23S rRNA (adenine(2503)-C(2))-methyltransferase RlmN has product MHMNRINIRDMSLEEIESFISSLGKEKYRARQIMKWLYSQGAKSFDEMTTLSRAVRDQLNEMACITLPEIARVQQSSDGTRKILFRLQDNSFIESVLIPGKHNWTACISTQVGCHMGCRFCFTARQGFRRNLKPSEITGQLTMLQFYLPEGPEIKNIVMMGMGEPLANYRNTLKAIRIITSDYGLGFSTRKITLSTSGITPMIEQLGRDLCINLAISLNAPTDSIRSELMPVNRKYPLDRLLQACRNYPMPGRRMLTFEYILIDGVNSSPAHAEMLCRLLKGIRCKLNLIRFNEFPDCPFKTPSEETVLAFQQILVKHHYTAIIRASRGRDILAACGQLSGKALEEKL; this is encoded by the coding sequence TTGCATATGAATCGAATCAATATCAGAGATATGTCACTTGAAGAGATCGAGTCCTTTATTTCCAGTTTGGGAAAGGAGAAATATCGGGCTCGACAGATCATGAAATGGCTTTACTCCCAGGGAGCAAAATCGTTCGACGAAATGACCACCCTGTCCAGGGCCGTCCGCGACCAGTTGAATGAAATGGCCTGCATCACACTGCCGGAAATCGCCAGGGTTCAGCAATCATCCGACGGAACCAGGAAGATCCTCTTTCGACTGCAAGACAACAGCTTCATCGAAAGCGTCCTGATCCCCGGAAAACATAACTGGACCGCCTGCATCTCCACACAGGTCGGCTGCCATATGGGCTGCCGTTTCTGTTTCACCGCTCGACAGGGATTCCGGCGGAACCTTAAACCGTCGGAAATTACGGGCCAGTTGACGATGCTCCAGTTTTACCTTCCAGAAGGACCCGAGATCAAGAATATCGTCATGATGGGCATGGGGGAACCACTGGCAAATTACAGAAACACCCTCAAGGCCATCCGCATCATCACCTCGGATTACGGACTTGGCTTCTCCACCCGGAAAATTACCCTGTCCACCTCCGGCATCACTCCGATGATTGAACAACTGGGCCGTGATCTCTGTATTAATCTGGCCATATCCCTGAACGCCCCGACCGATTCCATACGGAGTGAACTCATGCCTGTCAACAGGAAATATCCGCTTGACCGGCTTCTTCAAGCCTGCCGGAATTATCCCATGCCAGGCCGCCGGATGCTGACCTTTGAATACATTCTCATCGATGGCGTAAATTCCTCACCAGCCCATGCAGAAATGCTCTGCCGGCTTTTGAAAGGCATCCGCTGCAAGCTGAATCTCATCCGCTTCAATGAGTTCCCTGATTGCCCCTTTAAAACGCCTTCCGAGGAAACAGTCCTCGCCTTTCAGCAGATTCTTGTCAAGCATCATTATACCGCCATCATCCGCGCAAGTCGGGGGCGAGACATTCTTGCCGCTTGCGGCCAATTGAGCGGCAAAGCCCTTGAGGAGAAACTCTAA
- a CDS encoding lytic transglycosylase domain-containing protein has protein sequence MKNKRVELDHEALHDLANTVQRAAMDNNVDYRLVLALIEVESSYRHDAISPDGSRGLMQLKPATAQAIARETDMSYNGSSDLFDPRTNIRIGVYFLSKLIDEFKSIRKALYAYNVGPTRAKKKIGRLSNNREPYSNFTRRVMQAFQHNISALPAF, from the coding sequence TTGAAGAATAAGCGGGTTGAGCTGGATCATGAGGCTCTGCATGATTTAGCAAACACGGTTCAGAGAGCGGCTATGGACAACAATGTGGATTATCGCCTTGTTCTTGCCCTTATCGAGGTGGAAAGCAGCTACAGGCATGACGCGATTTCGCCCGATGGTTCCAGAGGTCTGATGCAGTTGAAGCCTGCGACGGCTCAGGCGATCGCCAGGGAAACCGACATGTCATACAATGGCTCTTCGGATCTCTTTGATCCAAGAACAAACATCCGGATAGGCGTCTATTTTCTATCAAAGCTGATTGATGAATTCAAATCCATCCGGAAGGCTTTATATGCCTACAATGTCGGCCCAACGCGGGCTAAGAAAAAAATAGGCAGGCTGTCGAATAACAGGGAACCCTACAGTAATTTCACCCGGCGTGTGATGCAGGCATTTCAGCACAATATTTCAGCCTTGCCCGCTTTCTAA
- a CDS encoding tetratricopeptide repeat protein, with protein MNIGNAYIQSGKYNSALKELLQAKKLGKPNPRVHYSLAVSYYYGKGLNQLAIAELKKAVNLDTDYSEAYNFLGVIYSSMEKWDQAIEAFEKALSNILYDTPAYAHYNMGWAYYKKGDYGSALKQYELALVQDPDTVDLPLLEKNMGIVLLAQGRTADALKHLQKSIALMPSLAESHYWLGRCYIEQKNLEKAEAAFQQVMKLAPDTEWAEKSRGKIEELSALK; from the coding sequence ATGAATATCGGAAATGCCTATATCCAGTCGGGAAAATATAATTCCGCGCTGAAGGAGCTCCTGCAGGCGAAGAAACTGGGAAAGCCAAATCCCCGGGTCCATTATTCTCTGGCGGTGTCCTATTACTACGGAAAGGGGCTGAATCAACTGGCCATAGCGGAGCTGAAAAAAGCCGTGAACCTGGACACCGACTACTCCGAAGCATACAACTTTCTCGGAGTGATTTACAGCAGCATGGAAAAATGGGATCAGGCCATAGAAGCTTTTGAAAAGGCCCTGTCCAATATCCTGTATGATACCCCTGCATACGCCCATTACAATATGGGGTGGGCTTATTATAAAAAAGGGGATTATGGTTCTGCCCTGAAACAGTATGAACTGGCTCTCGTTCAGGATCCGGACACGGTTGATCTTCCCCTTCTTGAAAAAAATATGGGGATTGTTCTCCTGGCTCAGGGACGGACAGCCGATGCGCTTAAACATCTGCAGAAGTCAATCGCCTTGATGCCTTCCCTGGCGGAATCGCATTACTGGCTCGGTCGGTGCTACATCGAGCAGAAAAACCTGGAAAAGGCGGAAGCGGCATTTCAGCAAGTAATGAAACTGGCGCCGGATACGGAATGGGCAGAGAAGTCCAGAGGAAAAATAGAGGAATTATCCGCACTGAAGTAA
- a CDS encoding HD domain-containing protein gives MKDIVNFLFEVGMLQKTPRTGFQFLGSGCESVAEHILRTIFIGYTLCKLEKDVDESRVLKMCLFHDLPEARTGDMNYVNKKYVTVDEEKAVRELTETLFFGIDIKSCIDEFNERKTREALIAGDADQLALILQLKEYGDLGNKYSKEWIDFAIQRLCTENARETARRIMETDSSDWWFKDKGEWWINGSRRMNSGSGD, from the coding sequence ATGAAGGATATTGTTAATTTCTTGTTCGAAGTCGGCATGCTTCAGAAAACACCGCGTACCGGTTTCCAGTTCCTCGGATCGGGGTGTGAATCGGTTGCGGAGCATATCCTGCGGACGATCTTTATCGGATATACCCTGTGTAAACTGGAAAAGGATGTCGATGAATCCAGGGTCTTGAAAATGTGCCTCTTTCATGATCTTCCCGAGGCCAGAACGGGAGACATGAATTATGTCAACAAAAAATACGTAACTGTGGATGAGGAAAAAGCCGTTCGAGAATTGACGGAAACACTCTTCTTCGGGATTGATATCAAGTCCTGCATCGACGAGTTCAATGAAAGAAAAACAAGAGAGGCTCTGATTGCCGGGGATGCGGATCAGCTCGCCTTGATCCTTCAGCTGAAAGAATATGGGGATCTGGGCAACAAATACAGCAAGGAATGGATTGACTTTGCCATTCAGCGCCTCTGCACGGAAAATGCGCGTGAAACGGCGAGACGAATCATGGAAACGGATTCATCCGACTGGTGGTTCAAGGATAAAGGTGAATGGTGGATTAACGGAAGCAGGAGGATGAATTCCGGCAGCGGTGACTGA
- a CDS encoding LysM peptidoglycan-binding domain-containing protein has protein sequence MKKSCSFLWFFSVWTVLTLFPLSRSEAREDTAHLNLRKTAIYGGNVEKYVVQRGDSIDKIAQKFIGKSSRRYLVIKQLNPQLKNLNRIYPGQPLVLPGRVSAEKEAVSSASPTEEKVVSYQVKKGDSVTRILKRQLHVKMVDLPEALRLVQQLNPGISDLNRIRTGQTILLPAADVINSPPGIASPENPESNSSKIETERKLLVPPQKEMNLLRQLISRSHGTLISRGNYFIPLPETGRMTLDCSAMPIVEFDDGSTVVLDFADRVPASLQKLIEMNWKNYHIVKVRSSWDIFLIFQSAINASASYTASKCLNPLMLEKKPQVMIDLDWLVTKKKPVENKPRFHGIILASDKSQLLPARFHQYAWRSGYELTQILNGEVSYNSSATQSSPVFEVPSLAADNPMDFTFNLLVQLGYSPLKNQEVELFDKAGDGFHLSVKADILLRTAERELLISSKKLSKELVEILSRRQKEVVIIDSALSRNEVLSRIMSVLHTPFSSGQYKFSIAAKDGSKAILTISLPAFRIDRQTGPLYLIDYDLDGNLYTLLHETWKLEIARY, from the coding sequence ATGAAAAAGTCTTGCTCATTTTTGTGGTTTTTTTCCGTCTGGACGGTTCTGACACTATTCCCCCTCTCCAGATCCGAAGCAAGGGAAGACACGGCTCATCTGAATCTCCGGAAAACCGCGATTTATGGGGGAAACGTGGAAAAATACGTTGTCCAGCGGGGAGACAGCATCGACAAAATTGCTCAAAAATTTATCGGCAAATCTTCCCGTCGTTATTTGGTGATTAAACAACTGAATCCACAGCTGAAAAATCTCAACCGGATATATCCCGGGCAGCCCCTTGTTCTTCCTGGCAGGGTATCCGCTGAAAAAGAAGCGGTCTCATCGGCATCCCCTACGGAGGAGAAGGTTGTCTCCTACCAGGTAAAGAAGGGTGATTCCGTCACCCGGATTCTAAAGCGGCAACTCCACGTTAAAATGGTGGATTTACCTGAGGCCCTGAGGTTGGTCCAGCAGCTGAATCCTGGGATTTCTGACTTGAACCGCATCCGGACCGGGCAGACAATCCTGCTTCCCGCCGCCGATGTGATCAATTCCCCCCCCGGAATTGCTTCTCCGGAAAATCCTGAGAGCAACTCTTCGAAGATAGAGACTGAACGGAAACTCCTTGTTCCCCCCCAAAAAGAGATGAACCTTTTACGCCAACTGATCAGCAGAAGCCATGGGACGCTGATCAGCAGAGGCAACTACTTTATCCCCCTGCCGGAAACGGGACGGATGACTCTCGACTGCAGCGCCATGCCGATTGTCGAGTTTGACGACGGCAGCACCGTTGTGCTGGATTTCGCGGACCGCGTACCGGCATCCCTGCAGAAACTCATTGAAATGAACTGGAAGAATTATCACATCGTCAAAGTCCGCTCTTCCTGGGACATATTTTTGATCTTTCAGTCGGCGATCAATGCCTCGGCTTCTTACACGGCTTCAAAATGTCTTAACCCTCTCATGCTGGAGAAAAAACCGCAGGTCATGATCGACCTCGACTGGCTTGTGACAAAGAAAAAACCTGTAGAAAACAAACCCCGTTTTCACGGCATCATCCTGGCCTCCGACAAATCGCAACTGCTTCCCGCGCGTTTCCATCAGTACGCATGGCGGAGTGGATACGAACTGACCCAGATCCTGAACGGGGAAGTTTCCTACAATTCCTCTGCGACTCAAAGCTCTCCCGTTTTTGAAGTACCATCCCTTGCGGCGGACAATCCAATGGACTTTACCTTTAACCTGCTGGTCCAACTGGGTTACTCCCCTCTGAAAAACCAGGAAGTGGAACTTTTCGACAAAGCCGGTGATGGCTTCCATCTTTCCGTAAAAGCGGATATCCTGTTGAGGACAGCTGAGCGGGAGCTCCTGATTTCCTCAAAGAAACTGTCGAAAGAGCTTGTTGAGATTCTCTCCCGGCGGCAAAAAGAGGTTGTTATCATCGACAGTGCACTCTCCAGAAACGAAGTCCTCAGTCGGATAATGTCAGTGCTTCACACCCCTTTTTCATCCGGTCAATATAAATTCTCTATCGCAGCAAAGGACGGCAGCAAGGCAATATTGACCATTTCCCTGCCGGCCTTCAGAATTGACCGCCAGACCGGCCCTCTCTATCTGATTGATTATGATCTGGATGGAAATCTTTACACCCTGCTGCATGAGACGTGGAAACTGGAGATTGCGAGATATTGA
- a CDS encoding tRNA 4-thiouridine(8) synthase ThiI: MKVKGIAVFSGGLDSIIAVKVIQDQGIEVVGLTFETPFFSSRKARDAARKIGLPLKVLDITEEHLKMLMNPRYGYGKNLNPCIDCHTLMLKIAGDKMSELGADFIFTGEVLGQRPMSQGKQMLGVVAKNSGYADYILRPLSAKLLPETKPEREGKINREMLLDIQGRGRKIQISLAEHYGISDYAPPAGGCLLTDPMFTKRLRDLFDHKKDFTIRDIELLKFGRHFRLDEKTKIVVGRNRVDNEAIQRLTETRDITVYTVSFRGPTVLIPDGGNAEVQQSAAALCARYSDAPRDENVAVNCVSGNQSWEIVVTAASQENISRWMI, encoded by the coding sequence TTGAAAGTAAAAGGAATTGCCGTATTTTCCGGAGGGCTTGACAGCATTATTGCCGTAAAGGTCATTCAGGACCAGGGAATCGAGGTTGTCGGCCTTACCTTTGAGACTCCGTTTTTCAGTTCCCGCAAGGCCCGCGACGCCGCCCGGAAAATCGGTCTGCCGCTGAAGGTCCTGGATATCACGGAAGAACATCTGAAAATGTTGATGAATCCCCGATACGGCTATGGGAAAAATCTGAATCCCTGCATCGATTGCCACACCCTGATGCTGAAAATCGCCGGGGACAAGATGAGCGAGTTGGGCGCAGACTTTATCTTTACCGGAGAGGTTCTGGGGCAGCGTCCCATGTCCCAGGGGAAACAGATGCTCGGTGTTGTCGCGAAAAATTCCGGTTACGCCGATTACATCCTCAGGCCGTTATCGGCAAAGCTTCTCCCCGAGACAAAACCGGAAAGAGAAGGCAAGATCAACCGGGAGATGCTGCTGGACATTCAGGGTCGGGGAAGAAAAATACAGATCAGCCTGGCCGAACACTACGGCATATCCGATTATGCCCCTCCGGCAGGGGGCTGTCTTCTTACAGATCCGATGTTCACCAAAAGGCTCAGGGATCTCTTCGACCATAAAAAGGATTTTACGATCCGGGACATTGAACTTTTGAAATTCGGCCGGCATTTCCGGCTGGATGAAAAAACGAAGATCGTCGTTGGAAGAAACCGCGTTGACAACGAAGCGATTCAAAGGCTTACTGAAACGCGGGACATCACGGTTTACACGGTTTCATTCCGTGGTCCGACCGTCCTGATCCCCGATGGCGGAAACGCCGAAGTGCAGCAGTCTGCCGCCGCCCTTTGCGCCAGATACAGCGATGCCCCCAGGGATGAAAACGTGGCAGTAAACTGCGTCAGCGGCAACCAATCCTGGGAGATAGTCGTCACAGCGGCATCTCAGGAGAATATTTCCCGCTGGATGATCTGA
- a CDS encoding DUF4301 family protein — MTSENVFSQNDKEQIASMGLSVEQVMEQIQIFREGAVPLKLNRPCTLNDGIRKIEEDEGKALAELHDQGAQAGRMIKFVPASGAASRMFKDWYRIMEAGGLENPDQKVDFLSDLKKYAFFEDLQAVVSESGQNLEELMGDGKISDILSYVLTPAGLAYGELPKALLKFHRSPEGARAAIEEHLVEAALYVKDVAGKCRVHFTVSTEHEKAVAAFLKQIIETYEKRLKVSFDLSLSVQHAYTNTLAVDLNGAPFRNEDGSLVFRPGGHGALLENLNQLNGDIVFIKNIDNVVPDSLKPVTILYKKILGGYLVKLQKDIFDYAALLAVGEVSEEKLAEIVEFCERELSVSFPACFSECSLAERCERVLSKLDRPLRVCGVVRNVGEPGGGPFWVEDESGLLSIQIVEEIQIDGKSEQQRSLWKAATHFNPVDLVCGVRDYQSRKYDLKRFVNSRAISIARKTEKGRDLQALELPGLWNGAMANWNTVLVEIPLETFNPVKTVGDLLRPQHQ; from the coding sequence ATGACATCAGAAAACGTGTTTTCTCAAAATGATAAAGAACAGATTGCTTCTATGGGATTGTCTGTTGAACAGGTTATGGAACAGATTCAGATTTTCAGAGAGGGGGCTGTCCCTCTGAAATTGAACCGTCCCTGCACACTCAACGACGGGATCCGGAAGATTGAAGAGGACGAGGGTAAAGCCCTGGCTGAACTCCATGATCAGGGAGCACAGGCCGGCCGGATGATCAAGTTCGTTCCTGCTTCGGGGGCGGCCAGCCGCATGTTCAAGGACTGGTATCGCATCATGGAGGCCGGAGGACTCGAGAATCCGGATCAGAAGGTGGATTTTTTGAGTGATCTGAAAAAATATGCCTTTTTTGAGGACTTGCAGGCTGTGGTTTCCGAAAGTGGACAGAACCTCGAAGAACTCATGGGAGACGGAAAAATCAGCGATATTCTGTCTTATGTATTGACGCCGGCAGGACTGGCTTACGGGGAACTTCCCAAAGCGCTTTTGAAGTTTCATCGATCTCCGGAAGGTGCGCGGGCAGCCATTGAAGAACATCTTGTGGAAGCGGCGCTTTATGTCAAGGATGTCGCGGGAAAATGCCGCGTCCATTTTACGGTTTCAACAGAACATGAAAAGGCGGTTGCCGCTTTTTTAAAACAGATCATCGAGACCTATGAAAAGCGCCTGAAGGTGTCTTTCGATCTGTCCCTTTCCGTCCAGCATGCCTATACCAATACGCTGGCCGTCGATCTGAACGGAGCGCCTTTCCGCAACGAAGATGGTTCCCTCGTATTCCGACCCGGAGGTCATGGAGCCCTGCTGGAAAACCTGAACCAGTTGAACGGTGATATCGTATTTATCAAGAACATCGATAATGTTGTCCCCGATTCTCTGAAGCCGGTGACGATTCTTTACAAAAAGATCCTGGGCGGGTATCTGGTCAAGCTTCAGAAAGACATCTTTGATTATGCGGCCCTGCTTGCCGTAGGCGAAGTCAGTGAGGAGAAACTGGCAGAAATCGTCGAATTCTGCGAAAGGGAGCTGTCCGTTTCATTCCCTGCCTGTTTTTCTGAATGTTCTCTGGCGGAACGGTGTGAGCGGGTTCTCAGCAAACTTGACCGTCCCCTCCGGGTTTGCGGGGTCGTCCGGAACGTGGGTGAACCGGGTGGCGGTCCCTTCTGGGTGGAGGATGAAAGCGGCTTGCTGTCCATTCAGATTGTCGAAGAAATACAGATTGACGGAAAATCCGAACAGCAGCGTTCCCTGTGGAAGGCAGCAACTCATTTTAACCCGGTGGATCTCGTCTGTGGCGTTCGGGATTATCAGTCGCGGAAATATGACTTGAAGCGGTTCGTCAACTCCAGGGCAATTTCCATTGCGAGAAAAACGGAAAAGGGGAGGGATCTGCAGGCTCTGGAATTGCCGGGCTTATGGAACGGCGCCATGGCCAACTGGAATACCGTACTGGTTGAAATCCCCCTTGAAACTTTCAATCCCGTCAAGACGGTCGGTGATCTCCTGAGACCACAACACCAGTGA